A part of Streptomyces sp. NBC_01210 genomic DNA contains:
- a CDS encoding cold-shock protein — translation MASGTVKWFNSEKGFGFIEQDGGGPDVFAHYSNIATSGFRELQEGQKVTFDVTQGQKGPQAENILPA, via the coding sequence ATGGCCAGCGGAACCGTCAAGTGGTTCAACTCGGAAAAGGGCTTCGGCTTCATCGAGCAGGACGGTGGAGGCCCGGACGTCTTCGCCCACTACTCGAACATCGCCACCTCGGGCTTCCGTGAGCTCCAGGAGGGCCAGAAGGTGACGTTCGACGTCACGCAGGGCCAGAAGGGCCCGCAGGCGGAGAACATCCTCCCCGCCTAG
- a CDS encoding antitoxin — MSVMDKIKHMLKGHESQADQGIEKTGDFVDDKTKGKHRRQVDTAQDTMREQFGTDRDRDNPPQP; from the coding sequence ATGTCCGTAATGGACAAGATCAAGCACATGCTCAAGGGCCATGAGTCCCAGGCCGACCAGGGCATCGAAAAGACGGGCGACTTCGTCGACGACAAGACAAAGGGCAAGCACCGACGCCAGGTCGACACCGCCCAGGACACGATGAGGGAGCAGTTCGGCACGGACCGGGACCGGGACAACCCGCCCCAGCCCTGA
- a CDS encoding amino acid permease: MGYPRKLTRRFRAFDNFAISFTIINIISGIFSAFGFGMGAGGPRILVFGWIGVSIMVLFVGAAMGEIASAYPTSGALYFSAGKLAKRHRGAWSWYTGWLNFVGQVGGTAATNYAAATFIQAFIAMQWPSYEATAQQTVGIAAVILLLQALANTYTVQLVALVNRISVWWLLIGMVVIVTSLIVIPTHHQPASFMTHFVNNTGFSNGMYAAMLGLLVTSWTFTGFDGSFHMSEETVKATVNAPKGIMRAIAYSAITGLILMLALVYAIRDYADTASASAPPVQILIDALGTGTAKLLLLIVIGAMLFCGLANMTSNTRQIFAFSRDGAMPGSRWWHSVSSRTRTPVKAVWLAAVCPMVLVLPGWWSHTAFTAIVSVNVVGLFLAYGVPIFLRLRLDDFEPGPWNLGRYGKLVAGIAVTWIVISSVLFMLPQVSPITADSFNYAPIALGVVLLIATVWWFATARRRFHGPVSYGSPDEVAAMDLI; this comes from the coding sequence ATGGGATATCCGCGGAAACTTACCCGCCGATTCCGTGCATTCGACAATTTCGCGATCTCCTTCACGATCATCAACATCATCTCCGGGATCTTTTCCGCATTCGGGTTCGGAATGGGTGCCGGTGGGCCGCGGATTCTCGTCTTCGGCTGGATCGGCGTGTCGATCATGGTGCTGTTCGTCGGTGCGGCCATGGGTGAGATCGCCTCCGCCTACCCGACCAGCGGCGCGTTGTACTTCTCCGCAGGCAAGCTCGCCAAGCGTCATCGCGGCGCCTGGTCCTGGTACACGGGCTGGCTGAACTTCGTCGGTCAGGTGGGCGGCACGGCCGCCACCAACTACGCCGCCGCCACCTTCATCCAGGCGTTCATCGCGATGCAGTGGCCCTCCTACGAGGCGACAGCGCAGCAGACGGTCGGCATCGCAGCGGTGATCCTGCTGCTCCAGGCGCTGGCCAATACGTATACGGTGCAGCTCGTCGCCCTGGTGAACCGGATCTCCGTATGGTGGCTGCTGATCGGCATGGTGGTGATCGTCACCTCGCTGATCGTGATACCCACGCACCATCAGCCGGCGTCGTTCATGACCCACTTCGTCAACAACACCGGTTTCAGTAATGGCATGTACGCGGCAATGCTTGGTCTGCTCGTCACCAGCTGGACGTTCACCGGCTTCGACGGCAGCTTCCATATGTCCGAAGAGACCGTGAAGGCAACTGTCAACGCGCCGAAGGGCATTATGCGTGCGATCGCCTACTCGGCGATCACCGGACTGATCCTCATGCTCGCACTGGTGTACGCGATCCGTGATTATGCCGATACGGCGAGTGCGTCAGCGCCGCCGGTGCAGATTCTCATCGACGCACTCGGCACGGGCACGGCCAAGCTGCTCCTGTTGATCGTGATCGGCGCCATGCTGTTTTGCGGGCTGGCCAACATGACCAGCAATACCCGCCAGATCTTCGCGTTCTCCCGCGACGGGGCGATGCCCGGCTCCCGTTGGTGGCATTCGGTGTCCTCCCGTACGCGCACACCGGTCAAGGCCGTATGGCTCGCCGCAGTCTGCCCCATGGTGCTGGTACTGCCCGGCTGGTGGTCCCACACCGCCTTCACCGCCATCGTGAGCGTCAATGTCGTCGGGCTCTTCCTTGCCTACGGCGTGCCGATCTTCCTCCGGCTGCGACTGGACGACTTCGAGCCCGGCCCGTGGAACCTGGGTCGTTACGGCAAGCTCGTCGCGGGTATCGCCGTGACCTGGATCGTGATCAGTAGTGTGCTGTTCATGCTGCCGCAGGTCTCACCGATCACCGCCGACTCGTTCAACTACGCACCGATCGCACTGGGAGTGGTGCTGCTCATCGCCACCGTGTGGTGGTTCGCCACCGCCCGCCGGCGGTTCCACGGGCCTGTCAGCTACGGCAGCCCCGACGAAGTGGCTGCCATGGACCTGATCTGA
- a CDS encoding SDR family NAD(P)-dependent oxidoreductase translates to MTSQHTRHSRRDLVVVVSPFEEPRPRMVAAAERAGALGLLDLGRDRDRARSALAGLHGSYGVRVPAGCPLTPDELPDAVDTVLLTEAWWRTGTGDWAAGGRRRVWAEVVSPAEAAAAVAAGAAGIVAKGHEAGGRVGELTTFVLLQRLLADPGLTVPVHAAGGIGPHTAAAAVAGGAAGVVLDTQLALTTEGAGGLPRAVAAAIRAMDGSETTLVAGHRVYTRPDLAPPEGDIAEVLGAGDLRTQPLPIGQDGASAARLAACHRTTGAVVQAVRAAITDHLEAAVRARPLQPRPGVDRLPAEERVTERPPVGERPPGDERPPGDERPPVVQGPMTRVSDRPAFASAVADAGGLPFLALAVMDGREVRELLTETAERLAGRPWGVGLLGFAPDELRREQLAAVAEVRPPYAIIAGGRPAQAAPLEAAGTRTYLHVPSPGLLEQFLAEGARRFVFEGLECGGHIGPRAAFPLWEEQIERLLSCPHPAELDVLFAGGIHDERSAAMAAAAAGPLAERGARTGVLMGTAYLFTEEAVAAGAVLPGFQRAALDCDTTTLLRTAPGHATRCAATPYADTFTATAQRLRQDGASPNEVWEELEKLNLGRLRIASKGLRHTAAGPVPVDEGEQRGEGLYMLGQIATARTDTTTVAALHAQVTDGATALLAERAEQLRGLSAEPAPHEEAPLDIAVVGMACRYPGAGDLAGYWANIVAGTDSVREVPADRWDPAAHYDPDPARAGERTPSRWGGFLPPAPFDALSHGIAPASLGSIEPVQLLALDVSARALADAGYARERQFDRSRTSVVFGAEAGTDLAGAYGFRALHSGYLGELPPELDAQLPRLTEDSFPGVLANVIAGRVANRLDLGGANCTIDAACASSLAALDLACKQLRDGDSDMVLCGGADVHNGINDYLMFASVRALSPTGRCRPFDAAADGIALGEGVACLVLKRLADAERDGDRIYAVVKAVGASSDGRSLGLTAPRPEGQRRALERAYRRAGIAPAEIGLVEAHGTGTVVGDSTELTVLTEVFGGDGGPGFCSLGSVKSQLGHTKCAAGLAGLIKAVRAVHSGVRPPTLHLTSPNPDWRPDSSPFFFDTEARPWAAPAGRRLAAVSAFGFGGTNYHAVLAGYADGGEPVHGLDSWPAELFCFRGAGRKAALRAIDRLAARLEQNDAAGRPWPLRDLAAEAADASGYSAGSADEGQAQVPVQVAVVATSLDDLAEKLGRAREFVSGDGVHAADDTGAPGRMAFLFPGQGSQRPGMLSDLFIAFPRLRTLLYDADPRRVAAMFPPAAFTPEERAAQRAAVTDTRTAQPALGLAGAAAHMLLTSLGVRPDCTAGHSYGELVALWAAGAYDTETLLRLSDRRAEAILAAAGDDPGAMAAVPSAPDGIRELPAGCVVANHNAPRQSVISGPTPAVEAAIAALREAGMAAERIPVACAFHSEVVAGGAGALAAELAGAAVAAPAVPVWSNTTARPYPADPAAVRELLARQLAEPVRFVEQIEAMYTAGVRTFVEAGPGRVLTGLVGRILGDRPHNAVPLDVQGENGLTRLVTALAELAVAGVPIDLEPLFTGRTVALPAEPPRRAGWLVDGHLVRTADGEPVAGGLRPARRVAVARSVAAVDRREDAVLEYLRGARELVAAQRDVLLGYLGAGGPSAPPTAPEPESYATVPTEYSGPTERGGPQPVADPAVTDPLTPDQLMDAVLEIVHVRTGYPREMLDPGLDLEADLSVDSIKRVEIIGALADRIGLPQGADGPAESAVEELARLKTISGIVDWIVARGTTTDPAVDARTDLVPGLVPGAGLGAGWAAGGDRPPNVVQDPATGPAPSPVAERSPARPARLLVEVTPVGPPATRDPADVLPGRRFAVVDDGLGVAVALAAALEAQGAEVRTVHQDRLADAAGSDADGVVDLSALRPAPAPVLPEAFAALRETLIAGTRRLLLVTGCGGAFGRTAQSPDAPDAPGSPGSADPDPIPGAGLYGFARTAAIEYPGTQIRAVDVDPKDRPERIAAHLIAELCAPEEPVAVGYTNGTRNTLRTVPAPLTDTAPAPQFPFGREAVVLLTGGARGITARTAIALAAATGCHIELIGRTPPPDAGEDPAVAHAHDRVALRAALVSQGLRTPAEIEAAASRILAAREIRATLAALNGVAASVRYQAADVTDSDGVRAVMDDIRTRHGRLDGIVHGAGTIQDKLLSDKDPASFARVFATKVDGARHLADAAADHGDAPAPAFLALFGSVAGVFGNRGQADYAAANDALDTLAATPAWSRRFPGRVLAVDWGPWAAEAGGMVTPELERMYASRGIPLIDPAEGTAAFLAELAGGTGGQVVLLAEESSVPGEARRG, encoded by the coding sequence GTGACCTCTCAGCACACCCGGCACTCCCGCCGGGATCTCGTCGTGGTGGTCAGCCCGTTCGAGGAGCCCCGTCCCCGGATGGTCGCGGCCGCGGAACGTGCCGGCGCGCTGGGCCTGCTCGACCTCGGCAGGGACCGCGACCGGGCGCGCAGCGCGCTTGCCGGGCTTCACGGGTCGTACGGAGTGCGGGTGCCGGCCGGATGCCCGCTCACGCCGGACGAACTGCCCGACGCCGTGGACACCGTGCTGCTCACCGAAGCCTGGTGGCGGACCGGAACGGGCGACTGGGCGGCCGGCGGCCGGCGCCGGGTGTGGGCCGAGGTCGTCAGCCCCGCCGAAGCCGCTGCCGCGGTCGCCGCCGGAGCGGCCGGAATCGTCGCCAAAGGACATGAGGCCGGCGGCCGGGTCGGCGAACTGACCACATTCGTACTGCTGCAACGTCTGCTCGCCGATCCGGGGTTGACGGTCCCGGTCCACGCGGCCGGCGGCATCGGGCCCCACACGGCCGCCGCCGCGGTCGCCGGCGGCGCCGCCGGCGTCGTACTCGACACGCAGCTCGCACTCACCACCGAGGGCGCGGGCGGTCTGCCCCGCGCGGTCGCGGCCGCGATCCGTGCCATGGACGGCAGCGAGACCACCCTCGTCGCGGGTCACCGTGTCTACACCCGCCCGGATCTCGCACCACCGGAAGGGGACATCGCCGAGGTGCTCGGCGCCGGGGATCTGCGCACCCAGCCGCTGCCCATCGGCCAGGACGGGGCGAGCGCCGCCCGGCTCGCCGCGTGCCACCGTACGACCGGTGCTGTCGTGCAGGCCGTACGGGCGGCCATCACCGACCACCTCGAAGCGGCCGTACGGGCCCGTCCTCTCCAGCCGCGCCCCGGCGTAGACCGGTTGCCGGCGGAAGAGCGCGTGACAGAGCGCCCGCCGGTGGGCGAGCGCCCACCCGGGGACGAGCGTCCGCCCGGGGACGAGCGTCCGCCCGTGGTCCAAGGACCCATGACCCGGGTCAGCGACCGGCCCGCGTTCGCCTCCGCCGTGGCCGACGCCGGTGGACTGCCCTTTCTCGCCCTGGCCGTGATGGACGGCCGCGAGGTACGCGAACTGCTCACCGAAACCGCCGAGCGCCTGGCCGGCCGGCCCTGGGGCGTCGGACTGCTCGGTTTCGCCCCGGACGAACTGCGCCGCGAACAGCTCGCGGCCGTCGCCGAAGTGCGCCCGCCGTACGCGATCATCGCCGGTGGCCGCCCCGCCCAGGCCGCCCCGCTCGAAGCCGCCGGAACCAGGACCTATCTGCACGTACCCTCGCCGGGACTGCTGGAGCAATTCCTCGCCGAGGGAGCGCGGCGGTTCGTCTTCGAAGGGCTCGAGTGCGGCGGCCACATCGGCCCGCGTGCCGCCTTCCCGCTCTGGGAGGAGCAGATCGAGCGGCTGCTCTCCTGCCCCCACCCCGCCGAACTCGACGTGCTCTTCGCCGGCGGTATCCACGACGAGCGCTCGGCGGCGATGGCAGCTGCCGCCGCCGGGCCGCTGGCCGAGCGCGGCGCCCGGACCGGCGTACTCATGGGCACCGCCTACCTGTTCACCGAGGAGGCCGTCGCCGCCGGAGCCGTACTGCCGGGCTTTCAGCGGGCAGCGCTCGACTGCGACACCACCACACTGCTCCGCACCGCGCCCGGGCACGCGACACGCTGCGCCGCCACACCGTACGCCGATACGTTCACCGCCACCGCGCAGCGGCTGCGGCAGGACGGCGCGAGCCCGAACGAGGTCTGGGAGGAGCTGGAGAAACTCAACCTCGGGCGGCTGCGTATCGCCAGCAAGGGCCTGCGCCACACCGCTGCGGGACCCGTTCCGGTGGACGAGGGCGAGCAGCGCGGCGAGGGACTGTACATGCTCGGCCAGATCGCCACCGCACGCACTGACACGACCACGGTCGCCGCCCTGCACGCCCAGGTGACCGATGGCGCGACGGCACTGCTCGCCGAGCGCGCCGAACAGCTCCGGGGTCTTTCGGCCGAGCCCGCTCCGCACGAAGAGGCCCCGCTCGACATCGCGGTCGTCGGCATGGCATGCCGCTACCCCGGCGCCGGCGACCTCGCCGGGTACTGGGCGAACATCGTTGCCGGGACCGACTCCGTGCGCGAAGTGCCCGCCGACCGCTGGGACCCGGCCGCCCACTACGACCCCGACCCGGCACGGGCAGGGGAGCGGACTCCGTCCCGGTGGGGCGGCTTCCTGCCGCCCGCACCGTTCGACGCGCTCAGCCACGGCATCGCCCCGGCCTCGCTCGGCAGCATCGAACCGGTACAGCTGCTCGCCCTCGACGTCTCCGCCCGGGCCCTCGCGGACGCCGGTTACGCCAGGGAGCGGCAGTTCGATCGCTCCCGGACTTCAGTCGTCTTCGGCGCCGAAGCCGGCACCGACCTCGCCGGCGCCTACGGCTTCCGTGCCCTCCACTCCGGCTACCTGGGTGAGCTGCCGCCCGAACTGGACGCCCAACTGCCGCGGTTGACCGAGGACTCCTTCCCAGGAGTCCTCGCGAATGTCATCGCCGGACGCGTCGCCAACCGCCTCGACCTCGGCGGCGCCAACTGCACGATCGACGCCGCCTGCGCCTCCTCGCTCGCCGCCCTCGACCTGGCCTGCAAGCAACTGCGTGACGGCGACAGCGACATGGTGCTGTGCGGCGGCGCCGATGTGCACAACGGCATCAACGACTACCTGATGTTCGCCTCGGTACGCGCACTGTCGCCCACCGGCCGGTGCCGGCCCTTCGACGCGGCCGCCGACGGCATCGCACTCGGCGAGGGCGTCGCCTGCCTCGTCCTCAAGCGCCTCGCCGACGCCGAACGCGACGGCGACCGTATCTACGCCGTCGTCAAGGCCGTTGGCGCATCCAGTGACGGACGCTCGCTCGGCCTCACCGCACCACGACCCGAAGGACAGCGGCGCGCCCTGGAACGTGCCTACCGGCGGGCCGGGATCGCGCCCGCCGAGATCGGTCTCGTGGAGGCACACGGCACGGGCACCGTCGTGGGCGACAGCACCGAACTGACCGTCCTCACCGAGGTCTTCGGCGGCGATGGCGGCCCGGGCTTCTGCTCGCTCGGCTCGGTCAAGTCGCAGCTCGGCCATACGAAGTGTGCGGCGGGCCTGGCCGGGCTCATCAAGGCGGTCCGGGCCGTGCACTCCGGCGTACGGCCGCCGACTCTGCATCTGACCAGCCCCAACCCCGACTGGCGGCCGGACAGCAGCCCCTTCTTCTTCGACACGGAGGCCAGACCATGGGCCGCGCCCGCCGGGCGGCGGCTCGCCGCGGTCAGCGCCTTCGGCTTCGGCGGCACCAACTACCACGCAGTTCTCGCCGGGTACGCGGATGGGGGCGAGCCCGTGCACGGGCTGGACTCCTGGCCCGCCGAGCTGTTCTGCTTCCGCGGCGCCGGCCGCAAGGCCGCGCTGCGCGCCATCGACCGCCTCGCCGCCCGGCTGGAACAGAATGACGCGGCGGGACGTCCCTGGCCGCTGCGCGACCTCGCTGCCGAGGCTGCCGACGCTTCCGGGTACTCCGCGGGCTCCGCGGATGAGGGCCAGGCCCAGGTCCCCGTCCAGGTCGCGGTCGTCGCCACCAGCCTGGACGACCTGGCCGAAAAGCTGGGCCGGGCCCGGGAGTTCGTCTCCGGCGACGGTGTTCACGCAGCCGATGACACGGGCGCCCCCGGCCGGATGGCCTTCCTCTTCCCGGGTCAGGGCAGTCAGCGCCCGGGCATGCTGAGTGATCTCTTCATTGCGTTCCCGCGTCTGCGGACGCTGCTGTACGACGCGGATCCGCGCCGTGTCGCCGCGATGTTCCCGCCCGCCGCCTTCACCCCGGAGGAACGAGCCGCCCAGCGCGCCGCCGTCACCGACACGCGGACCGCCCAGCCCGCCCTCGGCCTCGCCGGCGCCGCCGCGCACATGCTGCTCACCTCGCTGGGAGTACGCCCTGACTGCACGGCCGGGCATTCCTACGGCGAACTGGTCGCCCTCTGGGCGGCCGGTGCGTACGACACCGAGACCCTCCTGCGGCTCAGCGACCGCCGTGCCGAGGCGATTCTGGCCGCCGCCGGGGACGACCCCGGAGCGATGGCCGCAGTGCCGTCGGCCCCGGACGGCATACGCGAGTTGCCGGCCGGATGTGTCGTCGCCAACCACAACGCGCCCCGGCAGAGCGTCATATCGGGCCCGACCCCGGCGGTCGAGGCCGCGATTGCCGCGTTGCGCGAGGCGGGTATGGCGGCCGAACGCATCCCGGTCGCCTGCGCCTTCCACAGCGAAGTCGTCGCCGGTGGAGCCGGTGCGCTGGCCGCCGAACTGGCAGGTGCGGCCGTGGCCGCGCCCGCCGTCCCTGTCTGGTCCAACACCACCGCGCGCCCGTACCCCGCCGACCCGGCGGCCGTCCGGGAACTGCTGGCCCGTCAGCTTGCCGAGCCCGTGCGCTTCGTCGAACAGATCGAGGCCATGTACACGGCCGGTGTGCGCACCTTCGTCGAGGCCGGCCCCGGCCGGGTGCTCACCGGCCTGGTCGGCCGCATCCTGGGCGACCGGCCGCACAACGCCGTCCCCCTCGACGTCCAGGGTGAGAACGGTCTGACCCGCCTGGTGACCGCGCTCGCCGAACTCGCCGTGGCGGGCGTGCCGATCGACCTCGAGCCACTGTTCACGGGCCGTACGGTGGCGCTGCCCGCCGAGCCGCCGCGGCGCGCCGGATGGCTGGTGGACGGCCATCTCGTACGGACGGCGGACGGCGAGCCCGTGGCGGGCGGGCTGCGCCCGGCCCGGCGGGTGGCGGTGGCCCGTTCGGTGGCGGCGGTGGACCGGCGGGAGGACGCCGTACTGGAGTATCTGCGCGGAGCGCGGGAACTGGTGGCCGCGCAACGAGACGTTCTGCTGGGCTACTTGGGGGCGGGCGGGCCATCGGCACCGCCGACCGCGCCGGAGCCCGAGTCGTACGCCACTGTGCCGACCGAATACTCCGGGCCGACCGAGCGCGGGGGGCCCCAGCCCGTGGCCGACCCGGCCGTCACAGATCCTCTGACGCCCGATCAACTCATGGACGCGGTACTGGAGATCGTCCACGTCCGCACCGGCTACCCGCGGGAGATGCTCGACCCCGGCCTCGACCTGGAGGCCGACCTTTCGGTGGACTCCATCAAGCGGGTGGAGATCATCGGTGCGCTCGCCGACCGGATCGGGCTGCCGCAGGGTGCGGACGGCCCGGCGGAATCGGCGGTGGAGGAACTCGCGCGGCTGAAGACCATCAGCGGAATCGTCGACTGGATCGTCGCGCGTGGCACGACCACGGATCCGGCGGTGGATGCGAGGACGGACCTGGTCCCGGGCCTGGTCCCGGGTGCGGGCCTTGGCGCAGGATGGGCTGCGGGCGGCGACCGGCCCCCGAACGTGGTCCAGGATCCGGCCACGGGCCCGGCGCCGAGCCCGGTCGCCGAACGGAGCCCCGCCCGGCCCGCGCGGCTCCTGGTCGAGGTCACGCCCGTGGGTCCGCCCGCGACCCGCGACCCCGCCGACGTACTGCCCGGCCGGCGGTTCGCCGTCGTCGACGACGGACTCGGGGTCGCCGTCGCTCTCGCCGCGGCGCTCGAGGCCCAGGGCGCCGAGGTACGTACCGTCCACCAGGACCGCCTGGCCGACGCCGCCGGGTCCGACGCCGACGGTGTCGTGGACCTCAGCGCGCTGCGGCCCGCCCCTGCCCCCGTGCTTCCGGAAGCCTTCGCCGCACTGCGCGAGACCCTGATCGCGGGAACCCGCCGACTGCTGCTCGTCACCGGCTGCGGCGGAGCGTTCGGCCGAACCGCGCAGTCACCGGACGCGCCCGACGCACCGGGCTCCCCGGGTTCCGCCGACCCGGACCCGATCCCCGGCGCCGGACTCTACGGATTCGCCCGTACCGCCGCGATCGAATACCCCGGCACCCAGATACGCGCCGTGGACGTCGATCCCAAGGACCGTCCCGAGCGGATCGCCGCACATCTGATCGCCGAACTGTGCGCGCCCGAGGAGCCGGTGGCCGTCGGGTACACCAACGGCACCCGCAACACGCTGCGTACCGTCCCCGCCCCCCTCACCGACACCGCACCGGCGCCACAGTTCCCGTTCGGCCGCGAAGCTGTCGTACTGCTCACCGGCGGAGCCCGCGGCATCACCGCTCGTACGGCCATCGCCCTCGCAGCTGCCACCGGCTGCCACATCGAACTCATCGGCCGCACTCCGCCCCCCGACGCCGGCGAGGACCCGGCCGTCGCCCACGCCCACGACCGGGTCGCGCTGCGCGCGGCTCTCGTCAGCCAGGGCCTGCGAACCCCCGCCGAGATCGAGGCGGCAGCGTCCCGCATCCTGGCCGCACGCGAGATCCGCGCGACCCTCGCCGCCCTCAACGGCGTTGCCGCCTCCGTGCGCTACCAGGCGGCCGACGTCACCGACTCCGATGGCGTACGAGCCGTCATGGATGACATACGCACACGTCACGGCCGCCTCGACGGGATCGTGCACGGCGCCGGAACCATCCAGGACAAGCTGCTCAGCGACAAGGACCCGGCCTCCTTCGCGCGGGTGTTCGCCACCAAGGTCGACGGCGCCCGGCACCTCGCCGACGCCGCCGCCGACCACGGCGACGCCCCCGCACCGGCCTTCCTCGCCCTCTTCGGCAGCGTCGCCGGTGTCTTCGGCAACCGCGGTCAGGCCGACTACGCGGCCGCCAACGACGCCCTGGACACGCTCGCCGCCACCCCCGCCTGGTCGCGCCGTTTCCCCGGCCGCGTCCTCGCCGTCGACTGGGGCCCGTGGGCGGCCGAGGCCGGCGGAATGGTGACGCCGGAGCTGGAACGGATGTACGCGAGCCGCGGCATCCCGCTCATCGACCCGGCCGAAGGCACGGCCGCGTTCCTCGCCGAGCTGGCGGGCGGCACCGGGGGCCAGGTCGTACTCCTCGCGGAAGAGAGCTCTGTTCCGGGCGAGGCCCGCCGTGGCTGA
- a CDS encoding LysR family transcriptional regulator, which translates to MTPTLQQLRYLIAVADCRSITAAACSVYIAQPALSRSIQSLERDLGVALLDRRGRAATLTPEGSRVVRLARTVLDSVEAIEDIGPAHAGSSRGTLTLAATPTLSLDLAADLVPSFTESHHGIDVRLRQHDSREALVRALIDGSAELGLVDLPVDKELSTHHLQDREVVLISPPGSGLPDPMPFRMLGGLRMVLPTPGTGRRTELEAMFGRLGVRPVTVVEVDERLAWVTSVTDGRGSLIWYRDMVLRAFGHRVEVRSFTPPLLRAVGIVHPRGPLSRAARAFLSHARHNAPVQEPAR; encoded by the coding sequence ATGACCCCCACACTGCAACAGCTGCGCTATCTCATAGCCGTCGCGGACTGCCGCTCCATCACCGCCGCGGCCTGCTCCGTCTATATCGCCCAGCCGGCCCTCTCCCGCTCCATCCAGTCCTTGGAACGCGATCTGGGTGTGGCACTGCTGGACCGCAGGGGCAGAGCGGCGACCCTCACCCCCGAGGGCTCGCGTGTCGTGCGCCTGGCCCGGACAGTCCTCGACTCGGTGGAGGCGATCGAGGACATCGGTCCGGCGCACGCGGGCAGTTCACGCGGCACGCTGACCCTGGCCGCCACTCCGACCCTCTCCCTCGACCTGGCCGCCGATCTGGTGCCGTCCTTCACCGAAAGCCACCACGGCATCGACGTACGCCTCCGCCAGCACGACAGCCGCGAGGCTCTCGTGCGGGCACTGATCGACGGCTCGGCGGAGCTCGGCCTGGTCGATCTCCCCGTCGACAAGGAACTCTCCACGCACCACCTCCAGGACCGCGAGGTCGTACTCATCTCCCCGCCGGGATCAGGGCTGCCCGACCCGATGCCGTTCCGGATGCTGGGTGGACTGCGGATGGTGCTGCCGACCCCGGGCACAGGCCGGCGCACGGAGCTCGAGGCAATGTTCGGCCGCCTCGGCGTGCGCCCCGTGACCGTGGTGGAAGTGGATGAACGGCTGGCCTGGGTGACCAGCGTGACGGACGGGCGCGGCTCGCTGATCTGGTACCGGGACATGGTGTTACGGGCCTTCGGCCACCGCGTGGAGGTCCGTTCCTTCACTCCGCCGCTGCTGCGCGCCGTCGGCATAGTGCATCCGCGCGGCCCACTCAGCCGCGCCGCCCGCGCCTTCCTCTCGCACGCACGCCACAACGCGCCTGTGCAGGAGCCCGCGAGGTAG
- a CDS encoding GNAT family N-acetyltransferase — MHPLGETPQPRSTSEAPTPAAPGADGLTVADASLDEWHQVVEWAAEEGWNPGRDDVTSFHPTDPAGFFIGRLGTRPVSAISIVNYSEQFAFLGYYLVHPDHRRQGLGLATWQAAFPHAGTRIIGLDAVPAQTATYQRAGFTAANDTVRYGGRPERSGTPAAGAVPVTSAHLDAIAAYDRQCFPAERRPFLTRWLTADGHTAYAYLRDGRIAGYGVIRPARDGHRIGPLFADTPQVAEALFDTLIGHLGPDEEVSIDIPEPQQAAGALAKARGLTPRFQTVRMYTGHVSDTWVARTYGVTSLELG, encoded by the coding sequence ATGCACCCCCTCGGCGAAACCCCTCAGCCGCGCTCCACCAGCGAGGCCCCGACTCCCGCCGCCCCGGGCGCCGACGGACTCACCGTCGCCGACGCCTCGCTGGACGAATGGCATCAGGTGGTTGAGTGGGCCGCCGAGGAAGGGTGGAATCCCGGCCGCGACGACGTGACTTCCTTCCACCCCACCGATCCCGCCGGGTTCTTCATCGGCCGCCTGGGCACCCGGCCGGTCTCGGCGATCTCGATCGTCAACTACTCGGAGCAGTTCGCCTTCCTCGGTTACTACCTGGTCCACCCCGACCACCGCCGTCAGGGGTTGGGCCTGGCCACCTGGCAGGCCGCCTTCCCGCACGCCGGAACCCGAATCATCGGCCTGGACGCCGTACCCGCCCAGACCGCCACCTATCAACGTGCCGGGTTCACCGCCGCCAACGACACCGTCCGCTACGGCGGCCGCCCCGAGCGGTCCGGCACCCCGGCAGCGGGAGCCGTGCCCGTCACCTCGGCCCATCTCGACGCGATCGCCGCCTATGACCGGCAGTGCTTCCCGGCCGAACGGCGCCCCTTCCTCACCCGCTGGCTGACCGCCGACGGCCACACCGCGTACGCATACCTGCGCGACGGCCGGATCGCCGGTTACGGAGTGATCAGGCCCGCCCGTGACGGCCATCGCATCGGCCCCCTCTTCGCCGACACCCCTCAGGTTGCCGAAGCGCTCTTCGACACCCTCATCGGGCACCTCGGCCCGGACGAGGAGGTCTCCATCGACATTCCCGAACCGCAGCAGGCCGCCGGTGCTCTGGCCAAGGCCCGCGGCCTCACACCCCGCTTCCAGACCGTGCGGATGTACACCGGCCACGTATCTGACACCTGGGTGGCGCGTACCTATGGCGTCACCAGTCTCGAACTGGGATAG